A window from Hoeflea sp. IMCC20628 encodes these proteins:
- a CDS encoding Fur family transcriptional regulator, translating to MNRDTHSHDHGRAPSDLTKNQSLVFGALSRAEGPLSAYTILDQLRDDGFRAPLQVYRALDKLVETGMVHRLESLNAFVACSHPGCDTHQTIAFAICETCGKVTEISDEALETRLRDLAREDGFTVKKAVVELRGLCAACR from the coding sequence ATGAACCGGGACACCCACAGCCATGATCACGGGCGTGCTCCGTCCGACCTGACCAAGAACCAGTCGCTGGTGTTCGGTGCGCTGTCCCGCGCCGAGGGACCATTGTCGGCCTACACCATTCTCGACCAGTTGCGCGATGACGGGTTCCGCGCGCCGCTGCAGGTCTACCGCGCGCTCGACAAGCTGGTCGAGACCGGCATGGTCCACCGGCTTGAAAGCCTCAACGCCTTCGTCGCCTGCAGCCACCCCGGTTGCGACACCCACCAGACCATCGCCTTCGCCATCTGCGAAACCTGCGGCAAGGTAACAGAGATCTCCGATGAAGCGCTGGAAACCCGGCTGCGCGATCTCGCCCGCGAGGATGGCTTCACTGTCAAGAAGGCGGTGGTTGAATTGCGCGGGTTGTGTGCTGCGTGCCGTTAG
- a CDS encoding metal ABC transporter permease: MLDDFFTRAILAGLGVALVAGPLGCFVVWRRLAYFGDTLSHAALLGVALAFLFEINITLAVFAVSVLISLALLLLQKRATLSSDALLGLLSHSALALGLVALAFMTWVRMDLMGLLFGDILAVSKIDIAVIWTGGVAVLVVLALIWRPLFAATVSAELAEAEDMHPDRANLIFMILMATVIAMSIKIVGVLLITAMLIIPAATARRFASGPEQMAVFASLAGMAAIVLGLESSLRWDTPSGPSIVVAALVLFLVAMSPIGTLIMRLVRGRTPPAKAGGTSS, encoded by the coding sequence ATGCTGGATGACTTTTTCACCCGTGCCATTCTTGCCGGTCTTGGCGTCGCGCTCGTCGCAGGCCCGCTTGGCTGCTTCGTCGTCTGGCGCAGGCTCGCCTATTTTGGCGATACGCTGTCCCATGCTGCGCTTCTCGGCGTGGCGCTGGCCTTCCTGTTCGAGATCAACATAACGCTCGCCGTCTTTGCGGTTTCGGTGCTGATCTCGCTCGCCCTGCTGCTGCTGCAAAAACGCGCCACGCTGTCCTCCGACGCGCTGCTCGGTCTTTTGTCGCATTCAGCCCTTGCCTTGGGTCTTGTCGCGCTGGCCTTCATGACCTGGGTCCGCATGGATCTGATGGGCCTGCTGTTCGGCGACATCTTGGCTGTCTCCAAGATCGACATCGCCGTCATCTGGACTGGTGGCGTAGCCGTGTTGGTGGTGCTGGCCCTGATCTGGCGGCCGTTGTTTGCAGCCACCGTCAGCGCCGAACTGGCGGAAGCCGAAGACATGCATCCCGACCGCGCCAATCTCATCTTCATGATCCTGATGGCTACGGTCATTGCCATGTCGATCAAGATTGTCGGTGTGTTGCTGATCACCGCCATGCTGATCATTCCCGCCGCCACCGCCCGGCGCTTTGCCTCGGGGCCAGAGCAGATGGCAGTCTTCGCCTCGCTTGCCGGCATGGCAGCCATCGTGCTTGGTCTTGAAAGCTCGCTGAGATGGGACACGCCGTCCGGTCCGAGCATTGTCGTCGCCGCCCTTGTCCTGTTTCTGGTCGCCATGTCTCCCATCGGCACACTGATCATGCGGCTCGTGCGTGGCCGGACTCCTCCAGCCAAAGCAGGCGGAACCTCATCATGA
- a CDS encoding metal ABC transporter ATP-binding protein — protein sequence MLHPERPLISLERAGAERGGRWLVRGVDLTIRKGEIVTLIGPNGSGKSTTAKIALGVIKPDEGSAHRKPGLRVGYVPQKLSVDWTLPLTVARFMRLTGGVSAQAAEQALSATGISHLLASEVRNLSGGEFQRAMLARAIARKPDLLVLDEPVQGVDYSGEIALYNLIKSIRDDIGCGVLLISHDLHVVMAATDRVICLNGHVCCQGTPIAVAASDEYRRMFGDRVDAALAVYEHDHDHTHLPDGTVRHADGSVTASCHPDDGHHKNHHPGDGHHDDDHSSHQHNDHHHSPGGSSSSKTGKGDRDAG from the coding sequence ATGCTGCATCCTGAACGACCTCTGATCTCGCTGGAGCGCGCTGGTGCCGAACGCGGCGGCCGCTGGCTGGTGCGCGGGGTCGATCTGACCATCCGCAAGGGCGAGATCGTCACCCTGATCGGGCCCAATGGCTCGGGCAAATCGACCACCGCCAAGATTGCGCTCGGGGTGATCAAGCCCGACGAGGGCAGCGCGCACCGCAAACCCGGTCTGCGCGTTGGCTACGTGCCGCAGAAACTCTCGGTCGACTGGACGCTGCCCTTGACGGTGGCGCGCTTCATGCGTCTCACCGGCGGCGTCTCGGCCCAGGCTGCGGAGCAGGCATTGAGCGCCACCGGCATTTCGCATCTGCTGGCATCCGAAGTCCGCAATCTCTCCGGCGGCGAATTCCAGCGCGCCATGCTGGCCCGCGCGATTGCCCGCAAGCCCGACCTGCTGGTTCTCGACGAGCCGGTGCAGGGCGTCGACTACTCAGGCGAGATCGCGCTCTACAATCTGATCAAGTCCATCCGCGATGACATTGGCTGCGGCGTCCTGCTGATCTCGCATGATCTGCACGTGGTGATGGCTGCCACCGACCGGGTGATCTGCCTCAACGGCCATGTCTGCTGTCAGGGAACGCCGATCGCGGTGGCGGCGAGCGACGAGTACCGCCGGATGTTTGGTGACCGGGTTGATGCAGCGTTGGCAGTCTATGAGCACGACCATGATCACACCCATTTGCCCGATGGAACAGTGCGCCACGCCGACGGATCGGTGACGGCCAGCTGCCATCCCGACGATGGCCACCATAAAAACCACCATCCGGGTGATGGTCATCATGACGACGATCATTCCTCTCATCAGCACAATGACCATCACCATTCGCCGGGCGGCAGCTCCAGTTCAAAGACAGGGAAGGGCGATCGCGATGCTGGATGA
- a CDS encoding zinc ABC transporter substrate-binding protein, whose translation MISFRSLAASAALCLAMLPFSAAQGFAEPHVVASIKPVHALVAAVMEGVGKPNLIVGGAASPHAYALKPSQAQAMENADLIFWVGHELESFLEKPIETIGAHARSVELIDAEGLIKLPFREAGPFEAHDHDDHATEDTDHAQDDHDEMASEEHDHGRDGFDAHLWLDPLNAKVFVRVIGEALTKADPDNAATYAANVATTNERLDALIGEVNATLAPVHGSQFIVFHDAYQYFEKRFDMQAAGSVTVNPEVRASAERVAAIQDKVHDLNAVCAFSEPQFDGQLIDVVIEGTDARSAVLDPLGATLDDGPELYFDLIRNLGTSMRDCLQER comes from the coding sequence ATGATATCGTTTCGCTCCCTTGCCGCAAGCGCCGCGCTTTGTCTCGCGATGTTGCCATTCTCAGCGGCGCAAGGATTCGCCGAGCCGCACGTCGTGGCCTCGATCAAGCCCGTTCATGCGCTGGTTGCGGCAGTGATGGAGGGTGTTGGGAAACCTAATCTGATTGTCGGAGGTGCTGCCTCCCCACATGCCTATGCGCTCAAGCCGAGCCAGGCGCAGGCGATGGAAAACGCCGACCTGATCTTCTGGGTCGGCCACGAGCTCGAGAGTTTTCTTGAAAAACCAATCGAGACAATCGGAGCACACGCCCGCTCGGTGGAACTGATTGATGCCGAAGGACTGATCAAACTGCCGTTCCGCGAAGCCGGTCCGTTTGAAGCCCATGACCATGATGACCATGCGACAGAGGATACCGATCACGCGCAGGATGATCATGACGAGATGGCCAGCGAAGAGCATGATCACGGCAGGGACGGATTCGATGCTCATCTCTGGCTTGATCCGCTCAACGCCAAGGTCTTCGTCCGGGTTATCGGAGAGGCACTGACAAAGGCAGACCCTGACAACGCGGCAACCTACGCTGCCAACGTCGCCACGACCAATGAGCGGCTCGACGCTCTGATCGGCGAGGTCAACGCCACCCTCGCCCCGGTGCATGGCAGTCAGTTCATCGTCTTTCACGATGCGTACCAGTATTTTGAGAAGCGCTTTGACATGCAGGCCGCAGGCTCGGTCACGGTCAATCCGGAAGTCCGCGCCAGCGCCGAGCGGGTTGCGGCGATTCAGGACAAGGTGCACGATCTCAATGCCGTCTGTGCATTTTCCGAGCCGCAGTTTGATGGCCAGTTGATCGACGTTGTCATTGAAGGCACTGATGCCCGCTCTGCTGTTCTCGATCCGCTGGGCGCAACGCTTGATGATGGCCCGGAGCTCTATTTCGACCTCATCCGGAACCTCGGCACGTCAATGCGCGATTGTCTTCAGGAGCGTTGA